The sequence GGCGTGCTTCTCCGGCAGCGGGCGCAGGCACTTGGAGGTGATCGCCCAGCGGTCGGCGAGGATGGACAGCTCGCCCCGGCGGGAGGTGATGACCTCGCCCTCGATGCCGACGTGGTCGCCGAGGTCGACGTCGCGCTTCCACGCCGCCAGGGACTCCTCGCCCACCTTGTCCAGGGAGATCATGACCTGGAGGTCGGCGGAGCCGTCCCGGATCGTGGCGAAGCAGAGCTTGCCTCCGGTCCTGGACAGCATGACCCGTCCGGTGACGCCGACCCGGTCGCCGGTCGCGGTGTCAGCGGCGAGATCGGCGTATTTCTCACGGATCTCGCCGTTGGTCGCGGTGCGCGGGAAATTCACCGGGTAGGGGTCGACGCCCTCGGAACGGAGGCGGTCGAGCTTCTCCCGGCGCACGCGCATCTGCTCGGGCAGATCCTCGGCTGGGTTCGTCACTTCATCGGTCACAGGGCAAGGTTACCGATGTCCGTGCTAAGCGGTGTTGCGGTGATAGATCAGCCGGAGACCGATCAGTGTGAGCCACGGCTCGTGCACGTCGATCGAGCGCGCCTCGCTGACCACGAGCGGCGCCGCGCTGCCGGTCGCGACGACGGTGACGTCGTCCGGGTCGTCGGCCAGCTCGGCCGCCATCCGCTCGACGATCCCGTCGACCTGGCCGGCGAACCCGTAGATGATGCCCGACTGGAGCGCCTCGACCGTGTTCTTGGCGATCACCGACCGGGGCCGGATCAGCTCCACCTTGTGCAGCTGCGCCCCGGCCGCGGCCAGCGCGTCCACCGAGATCTCGATGCCGGGGGCCGTCACCGCGCCGATGTACTCGCCCTTGGCGGAGACCGCGTCGAAGGAGGTCGCGGTGCCGAAGTCGACGATGATGCACGGCCCGCCGTACAGCTGGATGGCCGCCAGCGCGTTGACGATCCGGTCGCTGCCGACCTCCTTCGGGTTGTCCATCCTGACCGGCACCCCGGTCCGGATGCCGGGCTCGACGATCACCGCGGTGACGTCGCCGTAGTAGCGGCGGCACATCTCGCGCATCTCGTTGAGCACCGACGGCACCGTGGAGCAGAGCGCTATGCCGTCGACGTCGGCGCCTTTCAGCAGCGGCGACTGCCCGAGCAGCCCCTGCAGCACGACGGCTATCTCGTCGGCCGTGCGCCGGGCGTCGGTGGCGATCCGCCAGTGCTCGATGACCTCGTCGCCCTCGAACAGGCCGAGAACGGTGTGCGTGTTACCGACGTCGATGGCGAGCAGCATCAATTCCCCCGAAGGTCCAATGCGATGTCAAGAGCCGGCGCCGAGTGGGTGAGCGCACCCACCGCAAGGTAGTCAACGCCTGTTTCGGCCACATCACGGGCGGTGTCCAGGGTCAGCCCGCCGCTGGACTCCAGCCGCGCCCTGCCGTCCACCAGCCGTACGGCCAGCACCAGGTCGTCCACGGTGAAATTGTCCAACAGGATCTCCTCGGCTCCCTCGGCGAGCACCGGCTCGATCTGGTCGATCCGATCGACCTCGACCTCGATCGGCAGGCCGGGGTAGGCGTCGCGCACCGCCCGGAACGCCTCGGCCACCCCACCCGCGGCCACCACGTGATTGTCCTTGATCAGCGCCGCGTCCGAAAGCGACATGCGGTGATTGGCCCCGCCCCCGCACCGCACGGCGTACTTCTCCAGGGCCCGCAGCCCGGGCAGCGTCTTGCGGCTGTCCCTGATCCGCGCCCCGGTCCCCTCCACCGCCCGGACCCAGCGGTCGGTGAGGGTCGCGATGCCGGACAGGTGGGTGAGCAGGTTGAGCGCGGTCCGCTCGGCGGTCAGCAGGTCCCGCGTGGGGCCGGTGACGGTCATCAGCACGTCGCCCCGGGTGACGCGCTCGCCGTCCTTGACCAGCCGCTCGGCCGTGAGGCGGCCCTGGCTGAGGTGGGAGAACGCGCCTTCGGCGACGGCGAGCCCGGAGACCACCCCGTCCGCGCGGGCCACCACGTCGGCGGTGTCGGTCTGCCCGGCCGGGATGGTGGCGAGGCTGGTGACGTCGCCCGGGGCCTGGAGGTCCTCGTCCTCGGCGACCCTGAAGAGGGCCGTCACCGTGGCAGGGTCGAGCCCCGCCTCGATCAGGTCCGTCTCCACCCGGGGCGGTAGCACGGTCGCGCGCTGTCCGTGCGGCACGTACGTCATGGTCATTCCCTCCGCTGTCAGAGTCACGTCGAGGTGGCCCAGCCACCAGGCATCGTTCCGTTCGGGGAAGTCCTCGCGCCAGTGCGACCCGCGGGTCTCCTCGCGATTACGGGCGGCCTCCACCAGTGCCGACGCGACCGTCAGCAGGTTGGTCGCCTCCCATGACTCGGTGCACGGCTCGACCGCCACCGGGGTCCACCGGGTGCTCACCAGCGCCCTGGCGACCTCGTTCAGGGAGTCCTGGCCGCGCAGCACGCTCGCCCCCCGGCTCATGTGCCCCTGGATCCTGGGCCTGGCCCTGGGGTCGACCAGGCCGGTGGGCCGGTCGTCGGCCGCCGGCTCGCCCGGCGCGGGCCGTACGGCGGCCGGGGATGCGGCCCGCCGTACGGCGTGGATGTCGGCGGCGATCCGCTCGGCGAAGACCAGGCCTTCGAGCAGCGAGTTCGAGGCCAGCCGGTTGGCGCCGTGCACGCCGGTGCAGGCCACCTCGCCGCAGGCGTACAGGCCCGGCACGCTGGTACGGCCGTGCAGGTCGGCACGGACGCCACCGCTGGCGTAGTGGGCGGCCGGGGCGACCGGGATGGGCTGGGTGACCGGGTCGATGCCGTGTTCCCGGCAGACCGCGTGAATCGTCGGGAAGCGGGTGCGCCACTTCTCCTCGCCGAAGTGACGGGCGTCGAGATACATGTGGTCGGCGCCGGTCTCGCGCATCCGCCGCATGATCGCCTTGGCCACGACGTCGCGGGGCGCGAGGTCGGCGAGCTCGTGGACGTCCTTCATGAAGCGGACGCCCTCGGCGTCGACCAGCACCGCGCCCTCGCCGCGGACCGCCTCGGAGATCAGCGGCTGCTGGCCGGTGGAGTCCTCGCCGAGCCAGAGCACGGTCGGGTGGAACTGGACGAACTCCAGGTCCCTGACGACGGCGCCGGCCCTCAGCGCCAGCGCCAC comes from Streptosporangium roseum DSM 43021 and encodes:
- a CDS encoding L-aspartate oxidase, yielding MKPLNPREETVMAIPAIPQRLTAPAPGWTVEADVVVVGSGIAGLTLALRYAGLDPEAKVLVVTKDVLSSGSTRWAQGGIAAVLDPQDTPAEHLSDTLVAGVGLCDEEAVRVLVTEGPGALRGLIAAGARFDTDDSGELQLTREGGHRRNRIVHAGGDATGAEVQRALVQALRESSIEVIEHALVLDLLKDAGGRAAGVTLHVMGEGERDGVGAVRAGAVVLATGGMGQVYAATTNPVVSTGDGVALALRAGAVVRDLEFVQFHPTVLWLGEDSTGQQPLISEAVRGEGAVLVDAEGVRFMKDVHELADLAPRDVVAKAIMRRMRETGADHMYLDARHFGEEKWRTRFPTIHAVCREHGIDPVTQPIPVAPAAHYASGGVRADLHGRTSVPGLYACGEVACTGVHGANRLASNSLLEGLVFAERIAADIHAVRRAASPAAVRPAPGEPAADDRPTGLVDPRARPRIQGHMSRGASVLRGQDSLNEVARALVSTRWTPVAVEPCTESWEATNLLTVASALVEAARNREETRGSHWREDFPERNDAWWLGHLDVTLTAEGMTMTYVPHGQRATVLPPRVETDLIEAGLDPATVTALFRVAEDEDLQAPGDVTSLATIPAGQTDTADVVARADGVVSGLAVAEGAFSHLSQGRLTAERLVKDGERVTRGDVLMTVTGPTRDLLTAERTALNLLTHLSGIATLTDRWVRAVEGTGARIRDSRKTLPGLRALEKYAVRCGGGANHRMSLSDAALIKDNHVVAAGGVAEAFRAVRDAYPGLPIEVEVDRIDQIEPVLAEGAEEILLDNFTVDDLVLAVRLVDGRARLESSGGLTLDTARDVAETGVDYLAVGALTHSAPALDIALDLRGN
- a CDS encoding type III pantothenate kinase encodes the protein MLLAIDVGNTHTVLGLFEGDEVIEHWRIATDARRTADEIAVVLQGLLGQSPLLKGADVDGIALCSTVPSVLNEMREMCRRYYGDVTAVIVEPGIRTGVPVRMDNPKEVGSDRIVNALAAIQLYGGPCIIVDFGTATSFDAVSAKGEYIGAVTAPGIEISVDALAAAGAQLHKVELIRPRSVIAKNTVEALQSGIIYGFAGQVDGIVERMAAELADDPDDVTVVATGSAAPLVVSEARSIDVHEPWLTLIGLRLIYHRNTA